The Megalops cyprinoides isolate fMegCyp1 chromosome 22, fMegCyp1.pri, whole genome shotgun sequence genome contains a region encoding:
- the LOC118769951 gene encoding beta-crystallin A1-like yields MNRVTKTHATQQPMFYGSGMAPFFKMTVFEQEHFQGKCQEFTFECCNIHDCGFDNIRSIRVESGAWVGFEHHDFQGQQFVLERGEYPHWDAYCGNLSYHVERMMSFRPIYCASHPSSRMMIYEKENFMGRCAELCDDYPSLQAMGWCNNEVGSMHVQCGAWVCYQYPGYRGYQYIMECERHSGDYQHWRNWGSHCQTPQIQSIRRIQH; encoded by the exons ATGAACAGGGTGACAAAGACCCACGCCACTCAGCAGCCAATGTTCTATGGCTCAGGCATGGCTCCTTTCTTCAAG ATGACAGTGTTTGAGCAGGAGCACTTCCAGGGCAAGTGTCAGGAGTTCACATTCGAGTGCTGCAACATTCACGACTGCGGCTTCGACAACATCCGCTCCATCAGGGTGGAGAGTGGAGC cTGGGTGGGCTTTGAGCACCATGACTTCCAGGGACAGCAGTTTGTGCTGGAGAGGGGAGAGTACCCCCACTGGGACGCTTACTGCGGAAACCTGTCCTACCATGTGGAGAGGATGATGTCCTTCCGCCCCATCTACTGTGCG tCCCATCCCAGCAGTCGCATGATGATCTATGAGAAGGAGAACTTCATGGGTCGCTGTGCGGAGCTGTGTGACGACTACCCCTCCCTGCAGGCCATGGGCTGGTGCAACAACGAAGTGGGCTCCATGCACGTGCAGTGCGGCGC ctgggtGTGTTACCAGTACCCCGGGTACAGGGGCTACCAGTATATCATGGAGTGTGAGAGGCACAGTGGAGACTACCAGCACTGGAGAAACTGGGGTTCTCACTGCCAAACTCCCCAAATCCAGTCCATCCGCAGGAtccagcactga